The Natrinema caseinilyticum genomic sequence GCCACAGCAGCGACGGCCGGCATCGTGGAGGCGTACTGGTCGGGCGTCGGGCAGCGATTACGGCAGTGGCGGGGATCGCGATGACCGACGTCCTCGACAGGTGTTAGATGAGCTCTTGTGGCTGCTTTGCGCCATGCTCTCCTAATTCGCTATCGAACGAGACAAGTGTCGCGTCGACAGCGTCGGCCGCTGCGAGCACGAGGGCGTCCATCGGGTACAGAAGCGTCTCCTCTTGGAGGCGATTGGCCGCAACGATGTCAGAGGCGTCGAGGAACGTGATAGTCGTCCGAGAACTGACCCGCTGTTCTATTTTCTCGACGCGGTCGCGTTCAAACTGCTTCTTTTTCGTGAGAACCGTTCGAAGCTCCATGAGATTCAGCACGGACGTATTCGTCTCTTCGAAGGCGTTGAGTGCACGAATTGCGGCCGCTGATCGGTCAGTGTCTTTGGTAACTGCAGCGACGATAACGTTTGTATCGAGAAAGAGTTTCATATGTGTTCGCGGACGTCACGGACCGCATCGACAGCATCCGTATCGACATCGACGGCGAGGTCTGCGAGCGCGTCACCGAGGGGGACTTCCGCGTCGTCTTCGGGATCATCTGCCATGAATTCGGTGAAGTCGTCGGTGGTGAGGCTCATACATAACGATACCAGTGCCGTTTGCAAAAACCTGCTGGTGAATTGACTCCTGTCGATCGGGGCCTCTCGCGCCCGGTCGATCAAATCAACTCCTGATCGCATCGAACGGTGTGCCGGTCGATCAGGATCGGCGATGGAGGCCAGCGAATGAGTCATAATCCCGAACCGAGGATTCACGTATACGAGCCAGTGCCGGCCGAATACGTGATCCGTTTTCCGTCGGCCTCGAGTGCGAGTCCGCATTCGTCACAGAGCCACCAGCCGATCAACGGGTCGCGTTCGTCGATCACCGAGCGACAGTTCGGACACTGCAGCGGACCGTTGTTTCGAGGCCCGATCATTCGGCCACCT encodes the following:
- a CDS encoding PIN domain-containing protein, encoding MKLFLDTNVIVAAVTKDTDRSAAAIRALNAFEETNTSVLNLMELRTVLTKKKQFERDRVEKIEQRVSSRTTITFLDASDIVAANRLQEETLLYPMDALVLAAADAVDATLVSFDSELGEHGAKQPQELI